A section of the Rhodospirillales bacterium genome encodes:
- a CDS encoding alpha/beta hydrolase, with protein MSVLVFHGTMGSPEGNWFPWLKAQLPDVVVPRLPTPEGQDPRNWLAAIPAIGPDDILIGHSCGATFLLHVLEGLAAPVRQSVFVSPVMGVLGLPEYDRLNRAFFDYPFDWTKIRANMERSAIFHGDNDPYVPMMQAFELHNALGGHIEIIPGGGHLNGESGFSAFPRLLEWVVGAAA; from the coding sequence ATGAGCGTCCTCGTCTTTCACGGCACCATGGGATCGCCCGAAGGCAACTGGTTTCCATGGCTGAAGGCGCAGTTGCCGGATGTGGTCGTTCCGCGTCTGCCGACGCCAGAGGGGCAAGACCCGCGTAACTGGCTGGCGGCGATACCAGCTATTGGGCCTGACGACATTTTGATCGGGCATAGCTGCGGGGCGACGTTTCTTTTGCACGTGCTGGAGGGGCTGGCCGCGCCGGTGCGTCAATCGGTGTTCGTTTCGCCGGTCATGGGGGTTTTGGGCTTGCCGGAATACGACCGTCTTAACCGCGCGTTTTTCGATTATCCGTTCGATTGGACCAAGATCCGCGCCAATATGGAGCGCAGCGCGATTTTTCATGGCGATAACGACCCGTATGTGCCGATGATGCAGGCGTTCGAGCTGCATAACGCGCTGGGCGGGCATATTGAAATTATTCCCGGTGGCGGGCATCTGAACGGCGAAAGCGGGTTTTCCGCGTTTCCAAGGTTGCTGGAATGGGTCGTGGGCGCGGCGGCATGA
- the lpxB gene encoding lipid-A-disaccharide synthase, which produces MNDDALIYLVAGEMSGDLLGARLVQAIRHISGRNLRFAGVGGAAMAAAGVPSLFPIRDLSVMGLAEVLPRLPRILGRLSQCARDIVARQPAIVVTIDSPGFCFRLVRKLRDKCPNTKFIHYVAPQVWAWKPERAAKVAQLFDGLMCLLPFEPPYFTAHGLRAAFVGHPAVNLHETLLPEGREAFFEKYDLSLTNPPAILSLLFGSREGEINRLGPPIYEAAYRILREWPNLAVLVPTVPHLWARLKAIIGSDQRFIPVDSEDRFQAFALSQAAIATSGTVGLELAMLGVPHVVAYRFSAPTFWLAKRMVKVPHMHLVNLLLNERVVPEFLQNDANGRNLAGAALDLLINRNGVAEREREGFARAYRMLLGEGGGTPAEQAASFVMGYL; this is translated from the coding sequence ATGAACGACGACGCGTTGATCTATCTGGTGGCGGGTGAAATGTCGGGCGACCTTTTGGGCGCGCGGCTGGTGCAGGCGATACGCCATATCAGCGGCAGGAATTTGCGCTTTGCTGGGGTGGGCGGCGCGGCGATGGCGGCGGCGGGTGTGCCCTCGCTGTTTCCGATCCGCGATCTTTCGGTAATGGGGCTGGCCGAGGTATTGCCGCGCCTGCCGCGCATATTGGGGCGGCTTTCCCAATGCGCGCGGGACATTGTCGCGCGCCAGCCCGCGATCGTCGTGACCATCGACAGTCCCGGATTCTGTTTCCGATTGGTGCGCAAGCTGCGGGACAAATGCCCGAACACCAAATTCATCCATTATGTCGCACCGCAGGTCTGGGCTTGGAAGCCCGAGCGCGCGGCCAAGGTCGCGCAGTTGTTCGACGGGCTGATGTGCCTGTTGCCGTTCGAGCCGCCGTATTTCACCGCGCACGGGCTGCGTGCCGCGTTCGTCGGGCACCCGGCGGTCAATCTGCATGAAACGCTTTTGCCGGAAGGTCGCGAGGCGTTTTTCGAGAAATACGATTTGTCGTTGACCAATCCGCCCGCGATTTTGTCGCTGCTGTTCGGCAGCCGGGAGGGGGAGATCAATCGCCTTGGCCCGCCGATTTACGAAGCCGCGTACCGCATCCTACGCGAATGGCCCAATCTGGCCGTGCTGGTGCCGACCGTGCCGCATCTTTGGGCGCGGCTTAAAGCCATTATCGGTTCGGACCAACGTTTCATCCCGGTGGATTCCGAGGACAGGTTTCAGGCCTTTGCGCTTTCGCAGGCGGCGATCGCCACTTCGGGTACGGTGGGGCTGGAGCTGGCGATGCTGGGTGTGCCGCATGTCGTGGCCTACAGGTTTTCGGCGCCGACATTCTGGCTGGCGAAGCGCATGGTCAAGGTGCCGCACATGCATCTGGTCAATCTGCTGCTGAACGAGCGTGTGGTGCCGGAATTTCTGCAGAATGACGCGAATGGCCGCAATCTGGCCGGGGCCGCGCTGGATTTGCTGATCAACCGCAACGGCGTGGCAGAGCGCGAGCGCGAAGGTTTCGCGCGCGCCTACCGGATGCTGCTTGGCGAGGGCGGCGGCACGCCCGCCGAACAGGCGGCCAGTTTCGTGATGGGGTATTTATGA
- the lpxI gene encoding UDP-2,3-diacylglucosamine diphosphatase LpxI (LpxI, functionally equivalent to LpxH, replaces it in LPS biosynthesis in a minority of bacteria.), with translation MTDTAPAPRKAALCVVAGGGTLPATIARHVVANGGEVFVARLRGHADDPVLEGFSHIDVRPGQMGRVFSVLRARGIRDLVLIGRMTRPRWWQIYPDFTTLRLLPRLIGPLLRGGDDALLRALRRVLEDQGFRLVAAQDLMAELLAPSGVLGRHAPDARAMADIALGMQAARALGVADAGQGVVVADGYVIAREDARGTDAMITAHPQAGAVLVKAAKPQQDRALDLPGIGPATVRAAWDAGYAGIAIEAGGTLIAERAETIALADDARLFLIGVQ, from the coding sequence ATGACCGATACCGCGCCCGCCCCGCGCAAGGCGGCTTTGTGCGTGGTGGCGGGGGGCGGTACCTTGCCCGCCACGATCGCGCGGCATGTTGTGGCGAACGGGGGCGAGGTATTTGTGGCGCGTCTGCGCGGGCATGCGGACGACCCCGTGCTTGAAGGTTTTTCCCATATCGACGTGCGTCCCGGCCAGATGGGACGGGTGTTTTCGGTGCTGCGCGCGCGCGGCATCCGCGATCTGGTGCTGATCGGGCGGATGACGCGGCCCCGGTGGTGGCAGATATACCCGGATTTCACCACGCTCAGGCTTTTACCACGGCTGATCGGGCCGTTGTTGCGCGGCGGGGACGATGCGCTATTGCGTGCGTTGCGCCGCGTCCTTGAGGATCAAGGCTTTCGCCTTGTCGCGGCGCAGGATCTGATGGCGGAGTTGCTGGCGCCATCGGGCGTTCTTGGACGCCATGCGCCGGATGCGCGCGCGATGGCGGATATCGCGCTGGGCATGCAGGCGGCGCGCGCCCTTGGCGTCGCGGATGCGGGGCAGGGCGTGGTCGTGGCGGACGGATACGTGATCGCGCGCGAGGATGCGCGCGGGACGGATGCGATGATTACGGCACACCCACAAGCGGGAGCGGTGCTGGTCAAGGCGGCCAAGCCGCAACAGGACCGGGCGCTGGACCTGCCGGGTATCGGCCCCGCGACGGTCAGGGCCGCGTGGGACGCCGGGTATGCGGGCATCGCGATCGAGGCCGGAGGTACGCTGATTGCCGAGCGTGCGGAAACCATCGCCCTTGCCGATGACGCCAGGTTGTTTTTAATAGGCGTGCAATGA
- the lpxA gene encoding acyl-ACP--UDP-N-acetylglucosamine O-acyltransferase, with translation MNNASIHPLAAVDPKARIGADVSIGPFCVVGPDVTIGDGCVLHSHVVVDGHTTMGAKNHVYPFAVIGTRPQDLKYHGEDSRLEIGDSNTIREHVTMNPGTEGGGMATRVGSHCLFMVGSHVAHDCIIGDYVILANNATLAGHVSVGEHAILGGLSAVHQFVRIGAHAMVGGMSGVEYDVIPYGLVMGERARLAGLNLVGLERRGFPREEINVLMKAFRELFYGDGTFHERLEKVRADYHGQPLITDVLLFALEKNSRPLSQPRQK, from the coding sequence ATGAACAACGCTTCCATCCACCCACTTGCCGCCGTCGATCCCAAGGCCCGGATCGGCGCGGATGTTTCCATCGGTCCTTTTTGCGTGGTCGGGCCCGACGTCACCATCGGCGACGGGTGCGTACTGCATTCCCATGTCGTGGTGGACGGGCATACGACGATGGGGGCCAAGAACCACGTTTATCCCTTTGCGGTGATCGGCACGCGTCCGCAGGACCTGAAATACCACGGCGAGGATTCACGCCTTGAAATCGGCGATTCCAACACGATCCGCGAGCATGTGACCATGAATCCCGGCACCGAGGGCGGGGGCATGGCCACCCGCGTCGGCAGTCATTGCCTGTTCATGGTGGGCAGCCACGTCGCGCATGACTGCATCATCGGGGATTACGTCATTCTGGCCAACAACGCGACGCTGGCGGGGCATGTCAGCGTGGGCGAACACGCCATTCTGGGCGGGCTTTCGGCGGTGCACCAGTTCGTGCGCATCGGCGCGCATGCGATGGTCGGCGGCATGTCAGGCGTCGAATACGACGTTATTCCCTATGGGCTGGTGATGGGAGAACGGGCGCGTCTGGCGGGGCTAAACCTTGTCGGGCTTGAGCGCCGGGGTTTCCCGCGCGAGGAAATCAACGTGCTGATGAAGGCGTTTCGCGAGCTGTTTTACGGTGACGGCACCTTCCACGAAAGGCTGGAAAAGGTGCGCGCGGATTATCACGGCCAGCCGCTGATCACCGACGTGCTTTTGTTCGCGCTTGAGAAAAACAGCCGTCCCCTTTCCCAACCCCGGCAGAAATGA
- the fabZ gene encoding 3-hydroxyacyl-ACP dehydratase FabZ, with amino-acid sequence MSEVQKNPVIDVHEVMGMIPHRYPILLVDRILDYAANEWAIGLKNVTYNEPHFQGHFPSRAIMPGVLIVEAMAQTAACLVVRTLGEAARGKLVYFMSIEDARFRRPVVPGDALHIHVKVAQSRRNVWKFTGEAKVEGVVCAEATFSAMIMESNGEKAAV; translated from the coding sequence ATGAGCGAAGTTCAGAAAAATCCAGTCATCGACGTCCATGAAGTCATGGGCATGATCCCGCACCGATACCCCATCCTTCTGGTGGACCGGATCCTTGATTATGCCGCCAACGAATGGGCGATCGGCCTTAAGAACGTCACCTATAACGAGCCGCATTTTCAGGGCCATTTCCCCAGCCGGGCGATCATGCCCGGCGTGCTGATCGTCGAGGCGATGGCCCAGACCGCCGCATGTCTGGTGGTCAGGACGCTGGGCGAGGCGGCGCGCGGCAAGCTGGTCTATTTCATGTCGATCGAGGATGCGCGGTTCCGCCGCCCCGTCGTGCCGGGCGATGCGTTGCACATCCACGTCAAGGTGGCGCAATCGCGGCGCAATGTCTGGAAATTCACCGGCGAGGCCAAGGTAGAGGGTGTCGTGTGCGCCGAGGCGACGTTCAGCGCGATGATCATGGAAAGTAACGGCGAAAAGGCCGCGGTTTAG
- the lpxD gene encoding UDP-3-O-(3-hydroxymyristoyl)glucosamine N-acyltransferase — protein sequence MPDTRFHDRTGPYSLARIAEASECVLADPAAGGQMIADVAPLIEAGAEQLSFLDNPKYRNDFRASRAGACIVSAEVAAEAPEGMRVLISKNPYRSYALAAALFYPWPVAASISPQAAIDPSAEIGPGCIVEPCAVIGRGVQLGRGCWIGAGASLSHCILGERVRVHAGARIGQDGFGFALGAQGHLPVPQLGRVIIGDFVNIGANTTIDRGAGPDTVIGAGTVIDNLVQIGHNVRIGRGCVIVSQTGISGSSVLEDFVVMGGQSGMAGHLRVGQGARVAAQAGVTKDVPAGEEWVGFPAMPRRAYWKMQAGLKKLLSKG from the coding sequence ATGCCGGATACACGGTTTCACGACCGTACAGGCCCTTATTCGCTGGCCCGGATCGCCGAGGCCAGCGAATGCGTTTTGGCCGATCCCGCCGCGGGCGGGCAAATGATTGCGGATGTCGCGCCGCTGATCGAGGCCGGGGCAGAGCAGCTTTCGTTTCTGGATAATCCAAAATATCGCAACGATTTCAGAGCCAGCCGCGCCGGGGCGTGCATTGTCAGTGCCGAAGTAGCGGCCGAGGCGCCCGAAGGGATGCGGGTGCTGATCAGCAAAAACCCGTACCGGTCCTATGCGTTGGCGGCGGCGCTGTTTTATCCGTGGCCCGTCGCGGCCAGCATTTCGCCGCAGGCGGCTATCGACCCAAGCGCGGAAATCGGTCCAGGCTGCATCGTCGAGCCGTGCGCGGTCATCGGGCGGGGTGTGCAACTGGGGCGCGGGTGCTGGATCGGCGCCGGGGCGAGTTTGAGTCATTGTATTCTGGGGGAACGGGTGCGGGTGCACGCGGGCGCGCGGATCGGGCAGGATGGTTTCGGCTTCGCGCTGGGCGCACAGGGGCATTTGCCCGTGCCGCAGCTTGGGCGCGTGATCATCGGTGATTTCGTCAATATCGGCGCCAATACCACCATCGACCGCGGGGCCGGTCCCGACACCGTGATCGGCGCGGGCACGGTAATCGACAATCTGGTGCAAATCGGCCACAACGTCCGCATCGGGCGCGGCTGCGTGATCGTATCGCAAACCGGCATTTCCGGCAGTTCGGTGTTGGAGGATTTCGTGGTCATGGGCGGGCAGTCGGGCATGGCCGGGCATTTGCGGGTGGGGCAGGGCGCACGGGTGGCGGCGCAGGCCGGTGTGACCAAGGATGTGCCGGCGGGCGAGGAATGGGTCGGTTTTCCCGCGATGCCGCGCCGCGCCTATTGGAAGATGCAGGCGGGCTTGAAAAAACTCTTGTCAAAGGGCTGA
- a CDS encoding OmpH family outer membrane protein: MRSFAKVLALLMFALCVTAIPARAQDAGAGKPAKIAVVDIQSLLRDSKAAKSIESQLDGVRKSFQSEVGAEEKALRVKEKAIMDKKASMSEDEFKSKAEAFQKDVAASQKKVQDKKAELDKAVGTAIGKLRAEIVKVVAEIGDKQNLDLVLSRTDVVIVSKTMDITADVLKRIDEELPSVSVDVGK, encoded by the coding sequence ATGCGTAGTTTTGCCAAGGTTCTGGCGCTGTTGATGTTTGCCCTGTGCGTGACGGCGATTCCCGCCCGCGCCCAGGACGCGGGGGCCGGCAAGCCCGCCAAGATCGCCGTCGTGGACATCCAGTCGCTTTTGCGCGACTCCAAGGCCGCGAAAAGCATCGAAAGCCAGCTTGATGGCGTCCGCAAATCCTTCCAGTCCGAGGTCGGGGCAGAGGAAAAAGCCCTGCGCGTCAAGGAAAAGGCCATCATGGACAAAAAAGCGTCGATGAGCGAAGACGAATTCAAATCCAAGGCCGAGGCGTTCCAGAAGGATGTCGCCGCCAGCCAGAAGAAAGTCCAGGATAAAAAAGCCGAGTTGGACAAGGCTGTGGGCACCGCCATTGGCAAGCTGCGGGCCGAGATCGTCAAGGTCGTGGCTGAAATCGGGGACAAGCAGAATCTCGACCTCGTGCTTTCACGCACCGACGTGGTGATTGTGTCCAAAACCATGGATATCACGGCGGATGTGCTTAAGCGCATCGACGAGGAATTGCCTTCCGTCAGCGTCGACGTCGGCAAGTAA
- the bamA gene encoding outer membrane protein assembly factor BamA has translation MKKGFRYTLSALALVLTVTVSPISLMAQEAHVARIQIEGAERIDPQTILSYMTVKPGDTYSQEALSDSAKALYGTGLFADVNIQPRNGVLVVSVVENPLINQIAFEGNEKLKDEELMSEIASRSRNVLARTTVQSDVDRIRELYRRQGRYSVAVEPKVIRLDQNRVNLVFEINEGPVSEIRGIKFVGNQAYSDDALREAVASKESRWYRFLSTSDRYDADRMAYDEELLRRFYLKHGYIDFRVVSAVAELTPDKSAFFLTFTVDEGPRYKIGKVNVDTSGLTGVDPKVLDKDIEIKSGQWYDAQAMDDTISAMTTRLGDMQYAFVGVDPDVARHPENDTVDVTFRVGRTPKVYVERIDIKGNVRTQDKVVRRAFPLAEGDPFNGDKIAKAEQNLKDLDFFDTVKVRPVPGSAPDQTVVDVDVQEKSTGEISLGGGFSTSEGPLADFQIRERNFLGRGQDVALSASVSAKHTEFDTSFTEPYFLDRDLSAGVDAFHTTSNLKSESSFDQVRTGGALRLGYPLSEHLRQTLKYRLENNDIKNVQSDASAYIKQQEGTWLTSAVSQRLTYDTRDSTLWPTKGQVSWLETEGAGLGGDAKFISGKIGAEVFFPVTHSSVLSILGEGGAIHGWSGSGVRINERYFIGGDTLRGFQASGIGPRDLTTGDALGGNLFYRGSVEAAFPIGLPEEMGVQGHAFSDFGSLWSLDQSGAGIVDSKSVRVSTGVGVSWRSPFGLIRLDFANPVVKENYDKNEKFRFSFGTRF, from the coding sequence ATGAAAAAAGGCTTCCGGTATACCCTGTCCGCCCTTGCGCTGGTGCTGACGGTCACCGTTTCTCCGATTTCCCTGATGGCGCAGGAGGCGCATGTCGCCCGCATCCAGATCGAGGGGGCGGAGCGCATCGATCCGCAAACCATCCTGTCCTACATGACCGTCAAGCCTGGCGACACCTACAGTCAAGAGGCGCTGTCCGATTCCGCCAAAGCGCTGTATGGCACCGGTTTGTTCGCCGACGTCAACATCCAGCCCCGGAACGGCGTACTGGTCGTTTCAGTGGTCGAAAATCCGCTGATCAACCAGATCGCGTTCGAGGGGAATGAAAAGCTCAAGGATGAGGAATTGATGTCGGAAATCGCGTCGCGCTCGCGCAATGTGCTGGCGCGCACGACCGTCCAGTCCGACGTTGACCGCATCCGTGAATTGTATCGCCGTCAGGGGCGTTATTCGGTCGCGGTGGAACCCAAGGTCATCCGTCTGGACCAGAACCGCGTCAATCTGGTGTTCGAGATCAACGAAGGCCCTGTTTCGGAAATCCGCGGGATTAAATTCGTCGGCAATCAGGCTTATTCCGACGATGCGCTGCGCGAGGCCGTTGCCTCCAAGGAAAGCCGCTGGTACCGCTTCCTTTCGACCAGCGACCGTTATGACGCCGACCGCATGGCGTATGACGAGGAATTGTTGCGCCGGTTTTATCTCAAACACGGTTATATCGATTTTCGCGTGGTGTCGGCGGTGGCCGAACTGACCCCGGATAAAAGCGCGTTCTTCCTGACCTTCACGGTCGACGAGGGCCCGCGTTACAAGATCGGGAAAGTCAATGTCGATACTTCGGGGCTGACGGGCGTCGATCCCAAAGTCCTCGACAAGGATATCGAGATCAAGTCGGGACAATGGTACGACGCGCAGGCGATGGACGACACCATCAGCGCGATGACCACCCGGTTGGGCGATATGCAGTACGCCTTTGTCGGAGTTGATCCGGACGTTGCGCGGCATCCCGAAAACGATACGGTCGACGTGACCTTCCGCGTCGGGCGCACGCCCAAGGTGTATGTCGAACGCATCGACATCAAGGGCAATGTGCGCACACAGGACAAGGTGGTCCGTCGCGCCTTCCCATTAGCCGAAGGTGACCCGTTTAACGGCGACAAGATTGCGAAGGCGGAGCAGAATCTCAAAGATCTGGATTTCTTCGACACCGTAAAGGTGCGCCCGGTGCCGGGGTCTGCGCCAGATCAGACCGTCGTCGACGTCGACGTGCAGGAAAAATCAACCGGCGAGATTTCGCTGGGCGGCGGGTTCTCGACCTCGGAAGGGCCTTTGGCCGACTTCCAGATTCGCGAACGCAACTTTTTGGGCCGCGGGCAGGACGTGGCCCTGTCGGCTTCGGTTTCAGCCAAGCATACGGAATTCGACACCTCGTTCACCGAGCCGTATTTCCTCGACCGCGACTTATCCGCGGGCGTGGATGCGTTCCACACCACCAGCAATTTGAAATCGGAAAGTTCGTTCGATCAGGTGCGCACGGGTGGCGCGCTGCGTCTTGGCTATCCGCTTTCGGAGCATTTGCGCCAGACGCTCAAATACCGGCTGGAAAACAACGATATCAAAAACGTGCAATCCGACGCGTCGGCTTACATCAAGCAGCAGGAAGGCACGTGGCTGACATCGGCGGTTTCGCAACGCTTGACCTATGACACGCGCGACAGCACGCTTTGGCCGACCAAGGGACAGGTCAGCTGGCTGGAAACCGAGGGTGCCGGGCTTGGCGGGGACGCCAAGTTCATATCCGGAAAAATCGGCGCCGAGGTGTTTTTCCCGGTCACGCATAGCAGCGTGCTCAGCATTTTGGGCGAGGGCGGCGCGATCCATGGTTGGAGCGGCAGCGGCGTGCGCATCAACGAACGTTATTTCATCGGCGGCGACACGTTACGCGGGTTCCAGGCATCGGGGATCGGTCCGCGCGATTTGACCACGGGTGACGCTTTGGGCGGTAATTTGTTCTATCGCGGTTCGGTCGAGGCAGCGTTCCCGATCGGCCTGCCCGAAGAGATGGGCGTGCAAGGTCACGCTTTTTCGGATTTCGGGTCGTTGTGGTCGCTTGACCAAAGCGGAGCCGGCATTGTTGACAGCAAGTCTGTCAGGGTATCGACCGGTGTCGGCGTATCCTGGCGTTCGCCCTTTGGGTTGATCCGCCTTGATTTTGCCAACCCGGTGGTCAAAGAAAATTACGATAAGAATGAAAAGTTCCGGTTTAGCTTCGGCACCCGGTTCTAA
- a CDS encoding site-2 protease family protein codes for MFETIHDIMNWVGGNTTMYLLPFLAVIGVLVFVHEWGHYIVARLCGVRVETFSIGFGKKIWSRTDKSGCEWRVSLIPLGGYVKMFGDTDPASSTHTEVVTEGDGHMRAMTDAERGQAFFSKPVWKRAAIVFAGPGINYLFAILVLAAVFATVGRPVTPPIAAAVIVGSAADEAGFKPHDRIVAIDGKPVRRFADIQRQVAVSLNTPLNITVERDGKDMTLEHVTPHLDSVSDRFGFLHQRGLLGIIGPGIGIDAASVEAVDGQDGSDIAALLRAHMNDAPVTLRMAAMGDLPPQSIRVLLDPAINQDFLDGKKEAQGIQLAPRMETETATYGIAGAAVEALNETWFVTTGTLQSLWQMVIGTRSAQELGGIIRIGAVTGDAAQAGWIAILMLGALLSINLGLINLMPIPMLDGGHLLFYAIEAISGRPVPERMQDAALRFGFVLLIALMVFANLNDLIQLAK; via the coding sequence ATGTTCGAAACGATTCACGACATCATGAACTGGGTGGGAGGCAACACCACCATGTATCTGCTGCCGTTTCTGGCGGTCATCGGGGTTCTGGTGTTCGTGCATGAATGGGGGCATTACATCGTCGCGCGGCTTTGCGGGGTGCGGGTGGAAACGTTTTCCATCGGGTTCGGTAAAAAAATATGGTCGCGCACCGATAAATCAGGCTGCGAATGGCGGGTTTCGCTGATCCCCCTTGGCGGGTACGTCAAGATGTTCGGGGATACCGATCCCGCGTCATCGACGCATACCGAAGTCGTGACCGAGGGCGACGGCCACATGCGCGCGATGACGGATGCCGAGCGCGGGCAGGCGTTTTTCTCCAAACCTGTGTGGAAGCGCGCGGCCATCGTTTTCGCGGGGCCGGGGATCAATTATCTGTTCGCGATATTGGTGCTGGCGGCGGTGTTCGCGACCGTCGGACGGCCGGTCACGCCGCCGATCGCGGCGGCGGTGATCGTCGGGTCCGCCGCGGACGAGGCAGGATTCAAGCCGCATGACCGGATCGTCGCGATCGACGGCAAACCGGTGCGCCGTTTCGCCGATATCCAGCGTCAGGTCGCGGTATCGCTGAACACGCCCTTGAACATCACGGTGGAACGCGACGGCAAGGACATGACGCTGGAACACGTCACTCCGCATCTGGACAGTGTCAGCGACCGGTTCGGGTTTTTGCATCAGCGTGGCCTTCTGGGCATTATCGGGCCGGGCATCGGCATTGATGCCGCCAGCGTCGAGGCTGTGGACGGGCAGGACGGCAGCGATATCGCCGCGCTTTTGCGCGCGCATATGAACGACGCGCCCGTAACGCTACGAATGGCGGCGATGGGCGATTTGCCGCCGCAAAGCATCCGGGTGTTGCTCGACCCTGCGATCAATCAGGATTTTCTGGACGGGAAAAAGGAGGCGCAGGGGATTCAGCTTGCGCCGCGCATGGAAACCGAAACCGCGACTTATGGCATCGCAGGCGCGGCTGTGGAAGCGTTGAACGAAACATGGTTCGTGACCACGGGTACGCTGCAATCGCTGTGGCAGATGGTAATCGGCACCCGATCGGCGCAGGAACTGGGCGGCATTATCCGCATCGGCGCGGTGACGGGCGATGCGGCACAGGCGGGCTGGATCGCGATTTTGATGCTGGGCGCGCTTTTGTCGATCAACCTTGGGTTGATCAATTTGATGCCCATTCCGATGCTGGACGGCGGACATTTGCTGTTTTACGCGATCGAGGCCATCAGCGGTCGTCCGGTGCCGGAACGCATGCAGGACGCGGCGCTGCGCTTCGGATTCGTGCTGCTGATCGCGCTGATGGTGTTCGCCAATCTCAACGACCTGATCCAGCTGGCGAAATAG
- a CDS encoding 1-deoxy-D-xylulose-5-phosphate reductoisomerase: MTRSVTVLGSTGSVGRQTLDVVAHHGAERFRVAALAAGSDVDTLAAQARHFRPRFVAVADESRLDALRASLSDLPDIEVAGGREAVMDVARMDADTTMCAIVGTAGLLPTMAAIKRGGCVAFASKECLVAAGPLMMEAVARHGARFLPVDSEHNAIFQVLQKGPGVRRIVLTASGGPFRTWGAAQIAAATPAQAVNHPTWSMGKKISVDSATLMNKALEVIEAHHLFALPSAQIDVVLHPQSTVHGMVEYADGSFLAQLGPADMRTPIAVCLGWPERIESAGARMDLATLAKLEFEAVDTARFPAMRLVREVLAGSPADSIVFNAANEVAVAAFLAGRISFPAIVSCVARMLESCDKPAIKTLDDVAAYDDNVRRATHDALKKAA; this comes from the coding sequence ATGACGCGCTCCGTCACCGTGCTGGGCTCTACCGGCTCGGTCGGTCGTCAGACGCTGGATGTCGTCGCGCATCATGGCGCGGAGCGGTTTCGCGTGGCCGCGCTGGCGGCAGGGTCGGATGTCGATACGCTGGCCGCGCAGGCGCGCCATTTCAGGCCGCGCTTCGTGGCGGTCGCCGATGAAAGCCGCCTTGACGCCCTGCGCGCGTCGCTGTCGGACCTGCCGGATATTGAAGTCGCGGGCGGGCGCGAGGCGGTGATGGACGTCGCGCGGATGGATGCCGATACCACCATGTGTGCGATTGTGGGTACGGCAGGGCTTTTGCCGACCATGGCGGCGATCAAGCGCGGGGGGTGTGTGGCTTTCGCCAGCAAGGAATGCCTTGTCGCGGCGGGGCCGTTGATGATGGAAGCGGTCGCGCGGCACGGCGCGAGATTTCTGCCAGTAGACAGCGAACACAACGCGATCTTTCAGGTTTTGCAAAAAGGGCCGGGCGTGCGGCGTATCGTGCTGACCGCGTCGGGCGGGCCGTTTAGAACGTGGGGCGCGGCGCAGATCGCGGCGGCGACACCGGCGCAGGCGGTCAACCATCCGACATGGTCGATGGGTAAAAAGATTTCTGTCGATTCCGCGACGCTGATGAACAAGGCGCTGGAGGTGATCGAGGCGCACCACCTGTTCGCGCTGCCATCGGCGCAGATCGATGTCGTCCTGCATCCGCAATCGACGGTGCATGGCATGGTCGAATACGCGGACGGGTCGTTTCTGGCGCAGCTTGGACCCGCCGACATGCGCACACCGATCGCCGTGTGCCTTGGCTGGCCTGAACGGATCGAAAGCGCGGGCGCACGCATGGATTTGGCCACGCTTGCGAAGCTGGAATTCGAGGCTGTTGATACGGCGCGATTTCCGGCGATGCGGCTGGTGCGCGAGGTATTGGCCGGGTCGCCCGCCGATTCCATCGTCTTCAACGCGGCCAACGAGGTGGCGGTGGCTGCGTTTCTGGCCGGGCGTATATCGTTTCCGGCAATCGTGTCGTGCGTCGCGCGGATGTTGGAATCGTGCGACAAGCCCGCGATTAAAACACTGGACGATGTGGCCGCGTACGACGACAATGTCCGCCGCGCAACCCATGACGCATTGAAGAAAGCCGCTTAA